Proteins from a single region of Procambarus clarkii isolate CNS0578487 chromosome 62, FALCON_Pclarkii_2.0, whole genome shotgun sequence:
- the cic gene encoding protein capicua homolog isoform X4 → MTGTMNRRGGNRAKRTAESKASGSSGRGARATARREGDSAVHQPPSGHTASGNNISHGKKGEEDYGSVRAHKDAVSGGKGDDPGGSAEGIPTAGANDEAIVVSSQSSTGSSMPAATVSRPRVGVANSSRGSAPAAGTGSLTSLTPVREEKQPVHDVCKLPKKRKFDPSELEDMNEGLQPATAMVTASTTVSSALVVSTSGQLRGPSVSTSVTSPMVSVAPMAVPDAIIRPIVVAEVDVNFSEIKPQDLRVNTSGGGRVNENGSGIQSSNGKEGNGQDKIAPSEPPVESQPVNMKNTSHTVVSHAIATHSVVTSQVLTVQRNSLSQPNTQLKLAPATQASSIPHTATVSTHIGLIPQHQTTLVTIPQYQGSLNSSQQVQLHHHQQQQHQQRQKIQQQQQQQQQQHHQQRQQHIQHQQPHQQPHQQPHQQLHQQPHQQSHQQPHQQPHQQPHQQPHQQPHQQSHQQPHQQPHQQPHQQPHQQPHQQPHQQPHQQPHQQPHQQPHQQPHQQPHQQPHQQPHQQPHQQLHHHQQHLQQSHQTHHQIHQQSHHQQHQQQQQQQQQQQQQQQQQQQQQQQQQQQQQQQQQQQQQQQQQQQQQQQQQQQQQQQQLQLQQQQQQMLQQHAVHIQQPHQQQHLTQPSQQSQLQHQVGSVGHHSVHIPHMVPPQAHSQPAISQSATSCLSQSPSSKVEFPQPKQYAGFKSVVDAAAQATLSSHHVSGETREGGEVPRTPEMWSSQQGVARAPVDLSEWKGHRVLAKRGLVYYPAVIVSVKNACDLIVRIDADANSDLLYSNVFTTGKFDVISDAVPSAKQLVEGARVVVRLDKEQLMFAEGVVYERQGSPTSQYLVRISGETNNQGSGVANDHWLLRPHLRLLQPPWWEDLEPHVQSSLLAVSHHYNSQKPSGYPPPGFQETSGSHLVPTAPSYSMVATTYGTITPPNHVTPPGSVPMTPLSGQSGSAGLSSGSEELRRRPIDDYDSDDDLRREDITFPADGGHYSGNHRSMSLTPGALGSKYTGDPKRSSMHSRGSTSSLIEQGSIGTTTPRSTPVTPRSGTATPLKYKKGEVVTTPNGIRKKFNGKQWRRLCGKEGCSKESQRQGYCSRHLSMYGKRLRSSSITFSAGKDTPSVEGNWEEMSCDSDTSPNFPLTAPRSQDETEAANMLMTLHNSSRSTTPAGCFSPTSISPRGIQSPVTVGPKGNVFMPISQPAPITSPTGRAWMSHDNSNRHPVPSLPQRPIIRPELLRPVTKLPSTVSQVTGSTSVIRASPSHTVPMGQSPGSSASLSINNPQVTLSPAGPSVHLHQAPESVIQDRREHLTLNPRVTTINSQLINVSQQGHLSRSLGGPGVTITSGASQPTIAILEKVLTSSVPNTAKDDPNSQPEDLSSRFRPIDQSGFCSDRSDLTDGKSDFDIKQRVSVSCGEQEGLLLRANNASVRDSGLHISEQSSHNLDTAKQEAPDNKENIINQVKTEVTSLSTTFVTGTSAGAVIITTQPRCHIAVSDSDQVVVRPTVSREDAGEEVNWDEQHHDQPTYHWSQLVPLITTPNRNVSSQQQPKNETDIKPTTNGDVLPNGRGHMGSTSDIGGVNKCEGGQNRRESCSQDVDFDLSADDDDVFVTDLESASSTNNKRRTQSLGSFSGKEEPKSPRKGKGEKEHIRRPMNAFMIFSKRHRPLVHQRYPNQDNRTVSKILGEWWYALGPEEKQKYHSLASEIKEHHYRAHPDWKWCSKDRRKSSTSSNKGDGQPYTPGGPGMDGLPLTPGGPNSGPLLTPGGPSSSGPPLTPGVISNTLDTPGTPVSIGPNTRMIQVSAAGTHVTISHPSITNNNLVNKQFLVPSNGTQTGPRRDTVGSEVSDDDSKMIICEEGTPEGQRDMTQNKIDTTNEIDLACKEHVGDSDSETQSDTEVNERLRRPYSPTSGGDIKYKPKPIKGRPSLSTEEVVTLYGPTGSAQLGADQLHVAGKPSPIHLPSTPTLQMPITSTLQSTGSAFRSMPPSPKVRNVSENNMMQQEGDKLTVSACNHGANIKIISNVSSPAGQKTVMKTNQIKSFHNLTVTTQERKPVLVDTPISLRTNKNDNNKCSLGGIGSTSVTLPAGTQVIPNSSHQTFHTGIITSTSGTTTTSVGTLPKAAILMSPGHYTLLNTGVKGGTLMAPSGTSPMHVTNVVVKTTPATSVGSQPGINKAVSTGSGQPTHVQYLVPSVTPDGKLILPSNLLVSTDPSAKQLTVTPVSSATSMRMVPSTVVTSTDPGGVIKPITMAGVTKTTVASQTQGMVLISSSRQGITSVGPQIGVSQAVSLAQSPYQSLSAGRGCGGAAAVVTNSPAAGSLAAITLPLHQLSPSQQLHQQQQHHQQQQQHQQQQQHQQQQQHQQQQHQQQQQHQQQQQHQHHHHQQHQQQQQQHQQAQQQQKVKAQVANIPLATGGASIGVGGVEEEELEDKPKFILAPTPAQLGKAPRQKRLNSTGDTPPQLSPDVKMAPPQHGGGETKVSPAGCDPSDGDSSALAAAGANHHITSVPPSPNEKKSFFKKNIEDGMDKVLEEVNFEQKFGALPEFNPDEVQSPSINANTVPSVPSSPRTFISSYRKKRKHSTGDESEAETPMSVTPHLTPSLTPSSTLQGSKFFPPDFNPETFKVGEPRSDKSEVDSPAGARSPRTPKTPRDADKSHSSLRHILDQRRTLVMQLFSEYGWFPSAQAVAAFQLRYSDIFPTKNCLILKIREVRQKVHQNTPNTPGVPSSPNPAAAASHASNNQSQQLTHNNHHSARSSLTAGVPTSSQASTTLPVTT, encoded by the exons ATGACCGGCACCATGAATAGGCGCGGGGGCAACCGAGCCAAACGCACTGCAGAATCCAAAGCTTCAGGCAGTTCTGGCCGTGGTGCAAGAGCCACCGCCCGCAGGGAGGGAGATTCGGCTGTACATCAGCCACCCTCGGGACACACAGCCTCGGGCAATAACATATCCCATGGCAAAAAGGGAGAGGAAGATTATGGGTCAGTGAGGGCTCATAAGGATGCTGTGTCAGGAGGCAAAGGTGACGACCCTGGTGGCTCTGCTGAGGGAATACCCACAGCAGGTGCTAACGATGAAGCGATTGTGGTGAGCAGTCAGAGCAGCACTGGCTCCAGCATGCCTGCTGCTACGGTGAGCCGACCCCGAGTTGGAGTTGCAAACTCCAGCAGGGGCTCTGCCCCAGCAGCAGGTACTGGAAGTCTGACATCCTTAACTCCAGTGAGAGAAGAAAAGCAGCCTGTACATGATGTATGCAAGTTACCCAAAAAGCGTAAGTTTGATCCATCTGAATTGGAGGATATGAATGAAGGACTGCAACCAGCGACTGCAATGGTGACAGCTAGTACAACTGTTAGTTCTGCTCTGGTAGTCTCAACATCTGGCCAGCTGCGAGGCCCCTCCGTTAGCACATCGGTAACAAGTCCTATGGTGTCTGTGGCACCTATGGCTGTTCCAGATGCTATTATCAGACCAATAGTTGTTGCAGAGGTTGACGTAAATTTTTCCGAAATCAAGCCTCAAGACCTTCGGGTGAACACATCCGGTGGTGGTCGAGTTAATGAAAACGGAAGTGGTATCCAAAGTAGCAATGGTAAGGAAGGTAACGGCCAAGATAAAATTGCGCCTAGTGAGCCTCCAGTTGAGTCACAGCCAGTCAACATGAAGAACACCAGTCATACGGTAGTGTCACATGCTATCGCAACACACAGCGTAGTCACCTCTCAGGTGTTAACCGTTCAGCGGAACTCTCTTTCTCAACCTAACACGCAACTTAAGCTTGCACCAGCCACGCAAGCCTCATCCATTCCTCACACTGCCACTGTCTCTACACACATTGGTCTAATTCCTCAGCATCAGACAACACTTGTAACAATTCCTCAATATCAAGGATCCCTCAACTCATCCCAACAGGTGCAGCTTCatcatcatcagcagcagcaacaccagcagagaCAAAAGattcagcagcaacaacaacagcagcaacagcagcaccaccaacaaaggcaacaacatatacagcaccaacaaccacaccagcaaCCTCACCAACAACCTCACCAACAACTTCACCAACAACCTCACCAGCAATCACATCAACAACCTCATCAGCAACCTCATCAGCAACCTCATCAGCAACCTCATCAGCAACCTCACCAACAATCACATCAACAACCTCACCAACAACCTCACCAGCAACCTCACCAGCAACCTCACCAGCAACCTCACCAGCAACCACACCAGCAACCACACCAGCAACCACACCAGCAACCACACCAGCAACCACACCAGCAACCTCACCAGCAACCTCACCAGCAACCACATCAACAACCTCACCAACAACCTCACCAGCAACTACATCATCATCAACAGCATCTTCAGCAGTCACATCAAACTCATCATCAAATTCATCAGCAGTCACATCATCAACAgcatcagcaacaacagcagcagcagcaacagcagcaacagcagcaacagcagcaacagcagcagcagcagcagcagcaacagcaacagcagcagcagcaacaacagcagcagcagcaacagcagcagcagcagcagcaacagcagcagcagcaacaacaacaacagcaacaattgcagcttcagcagcaacagcagcagatgCTGCAACAACACGCAGTCCATATACAGCAGCCTCACCAACAACAGCATCTTACTCAACCCTCACAACAGTCACAACTACAACATCAAGTGGGGAGTGTTGGGCACCATTCAGTACACATCCCTCATATGGTACCGCCTCAAGCCCATTCCCAACCTGCTATCTCTCAAAGTGccaccagctgtctctctcagtcACCAAGTTCAAAAGTAGAGTTTCCTCAGCCAAAGCAGTACGCAGGCTTCAAGAGTGTTGTTGATGCTGCTGCGCAGGCTACTCTTTCATCTCATCATGTGTCTGGTGAAACGCGCGAAGGAGGGGAAGTGCCTCGAACCCCAGAAATGTGGTCGTCTCAGCAGGGTGTTGCTAGAGCACCCGTTGACCTCAGCGAGTGGAAGGGTCATAGAGTTTTAGCCAAGCGTGGCTTAGTTTACTATCCAGCAGTGATTGTAAGTGTAAAAAATGCTTGTGATCTTATAGTGAGGATTGATGCCGATGCAAATAGTGATCTCTTGTACAGTAATGTTTTTACGACTGGTAAATTTGATGTGATAAGTGATGCTGTTCCATCTGCCAAACAGCTAGTGGAAGGGGCACGTGTTGTAGTGCGGTTAGATAAGGAACAACTGATGTTTGCGGAAGGGGTAGTGTATGAAAGACAGGGCTCACCAACTTCGCAATATTTGGTGCGCATTAGTGGCGAGACAAACAATCAGGGGTCTGGTGTGGCAAATGACCACTGGCTTCTTCGGCCTCATTTACGGTTACTTCAACCACCATGGTGGGAGGATTTGGAGCCACACGTACAATCATCATTGCTAGCCGTTTCTCACCACTATAATTCTCAAAAACCAAGTGGCTACCCACCTCCGGGCTTCCAGGAAACATCTGGCTCTCACTTagtgcccactgccccctcctattCGATGGTAGCAACCACTTACGGCACCATCACACCACCGAACCATGTAACACCCCCTGGCAGTGTACCCATGACACCTCTTAGTGGACAGTCAGGATCAGCTGGCCTCAGTTCTGGTTCAGAAGAGCTGCGCAGACGACCAATAGATGATTACGATAGTGATGATGACCTTAGAAGAGAGGACATCACATTTCCTGCAGATGGGG GTCATTATAGTGGTAATCACCGCTCCATGTCCCTGACTCCAGGTGCACTGGGCAGTAAATATACGGGAGACCCAAAGCGCTCATCCATGCACAGCAGAGGATCCACCTCAAGCTTAATAGAACAGGGAAGCATAGGCACTACCACTCCTCGATCAACGCCTGTCACTCCCAG ATCTGGAACTGCCACTCCACTTAAGTACAAGAAAGGTGAGGTTGTGACTACTCCTAATGGGATTAGAAAAAAATTCAATGGGAAGCAATGGCGTCGGTTATGTGGTAAGGAAGGGTGCAGCAAAGAGAGCCAGCGTCAGGGATATTGCTCACGACACCTTTCCATGTATGGAAAAAGACTACGCAGCTCGTCGATTACTTTTAGTGCTGG GAAAGATACTCCAAGTGTAGAGGGTAACTGGGAAGAGATGTCGTGTGACTCGGATACTTCTCCCAACTTCCCCCTAACAGCCCCGCGGTCTCAAGACGAAACAGAAGCTGCAAATATGCTTA TGACTCTGCACAACTCGTCAAGATCGACAACTCCTGCTGGCTGCTTCTCTCCGACATCTATTTCACCAAGAGGCATCCAGAGTCCAGTGACAGTGGGGCCTAAGGGAAACGTGTTCATGCCTATATCTCAACCTGCTCCCATCACCTCTCCTACTGGGCGAGCATGGATGTCACACGATAATAGTAACCGACATCCTGTGCCGTCACTTCCACAAAGACCTATTATAAG ACCCGAGTTACTTCGTCCAGTGACTAAGCTGCCATCAACAGTTAGCCAGGTGACGGGCAGCACGAGTGTGATCCGCGCCTCCCCAAGCCATACTGTGCCTATGGGTCAGTCTCCAGGGTCATCAGCAAGTTTAAGCATAAACAACCCACAAGTGACCCTCTCTCCAGCAGGGCCTAGTGTACATCTTCACCAAGCCCCAGAGTCAGTAATACAGGATAGAAGAGAGCATTTGACTCTGAATCCCCGTGTAACTACTATCAACAGCCAATTGATAAATGTGTCACAACAAGGTCATCTCTCTAGAAGCCTGGGTGGCCCTGGGGTTACAATTACCTCAGGTGCCAGTCAACCAACTATTGCAATTCTGGAAAAAGTTCTTACCTCATCAGTACCTAACACTGCCAAAGATGATCCCAATTCACAGCCTGAAGATCTTTCTAGTAGATTTCGCCCCATAGATCAGTCGGGGTTTTGTAGTGATCGATCTGATTTGACTGATGGAAAATCGGATTTTGATATTAAACAGAGAGTTTCAGTCAGTTGTGGAGAGCAAGAGGGCCTACTTTTGCGTGCCAATAATGCTTCCGTAAGAGATAGCGGATTACACATATCTGAACAGTCGTCGCATAATCTTGATACCGCAAAACAAGAAGCTCCAGATAATAAAGAGAATATAATAAATCAAGTGAAAACAGAAGTGACATCACTATCCACAACATTTGTGACTGGAACTTCTGCTGGTGCTGTTATTATAACTACACAACCAAGGTGTCATATTGCAGTATCCGATTCTGATCAAGTTGTGGTTCGTCCAACAGTATCTAGGGAGGATGCGGGTGAGGAAGTCAACTGGGATGAACAGCATCATGACCAGCCAACTTATCACTGGAGTCAACTGGTTCCTCTTATTACAACGCCAAATAGAAACGTGTCGAGTCAACAGCAGCCAAAAAACGAGACGGACATTAAGCCAACAACAAATGGTGATGTGTTGCCAAATGGTAGAGGACATATGGGAAGCACAAGTGATATTGGTGGAGTTAACAAGTGCGAAGGGGGCCAAAATCGTCGAGAATCTTGTAGTCAAGATGTAGATTTTGACTTGTCGGCTGATGATGACGATGTGTTTGTTACTGACCTTGAGAGTGCTTCAAGTACAAACAATAAGAGAAGAACTCAGTCTCTGGGATCCTTCTCGGGCAAGGAGGAACCAAAGAGCCCCAGAaag GGAAAAGGAGAAAAGGAGCACATAAGACGACCAATGAACGCCTTCATGATCTTTAGCAAACGACATCGACCGTTAGTGCACCAGCGATATCCCAATCAAGACAATAGAACAGTTTCCAAAATCTTGGGTGAATGGTGGTATGCTCTGGGTCCTGAAGAAAAGCAAAAATATCATAGCCTCGCCTCTGAG ATAAAAGAGCATCACTATAGGGCTCATCCAGACTGGAAGTGGTGTAGTAAGGATCGTCGCAAGTCATCCACAAGTTCTAACAAAGGTGATGGTCAACCATACACTCCAGGGGGACCAGGCATGGATGGTCTTCCTTTGACACCTGGTGGACCCAACAGTGGACCATTGCTGACTCCTGGAGGACCAAGTAGTTCTGGACCTCCGTTAACCCCAGGTGTTATCAGTAACACACTCGACACTCCCGGCACACCGGTATCTATTGGCCCAAATACCAGGATGATCCAAGTATCAGCAGCTGGAACTCATGTGACTATATCACATCCTAGCATTACAAATAATAATTTG GTAAACAAACAGTTCCTGGTGCCTAGTAATGGAACACAAACTGGACCAAGAAGGGACACAGTAGGCTCCGAGGTGTCCGATGATGACTCTAAAATGATCATTTGTGAAGAGGGAACACCAGAGGGACAGAGGGATATGACTCAAAACAAGATAG ACACGACCAATGAGATAGATCTAGCATGCAAAGAGCATGTTGGAGATTCCGATTCCGAAACGCAGAGTGACACAGAAGTCAATGAACGCCTACGAAGACCTTATTCTCCCACAAGTGGGGGAGACATAAAGTACAAGCCCAAACCCATCAAGGGAAG ACCATCATTGTCAACAGAGGAGGTAGTAACACTCTACGGCCCAACAGGCTCGGCCCAGCTTGGGGCTGACCAGTTACATGTAGCTGGAAAACCGTCTCCTATTCATCTGCCTTCCACACCAACACTCCAGATGCCCATCACATCCACACTACAGTCCACAGGCAGTGCATTTAG ATCGATGCCTCCTTCTCCCAAGGTTCGGAATGTtagtgaaaataacatgatgcaaCAAGAGGGAGACAAGTTGACAGTGTCTGCTTGCAACCACGGAGCAAATATCAAAATCATCAGTAATGTCTCCTCCCCAGCTGGCCAAAAAACAGTCATGAAGACAAACCAAATAAAGTCTTTCCACAACCTCACTGTAACCACGCAAGAAAGAAAGCCTGTTTTAGTGGACACGCCTATCAGCCTGCGCACAAACAAAAATGACAACAATAAGTGTAGTTTGGGTGGCATTGGCAGCACGTCTGTCACTCTTCCAGCTGGAACGCAAGTGATACCTAATAGCAGCCATCAGACCTTCCATACCGGAATCATCACATCAACTTCTGGCACTACCACAACATCTGTGGGAACACTTCCAAAGGCTGCTATTCTTATGTCCCCTGGACATTATACTTTATTGAACACGGGAGTTAAAGGTGGTACTCTAATGGCCCCCAGTGGCACCTCCCCCATGCATGTTACGAATGTGGTAGTCAAAACCACTCCAGCCACTTCTGTAGGCTCTCAACCAGGAATAAACAAAGCGGTCTCGACAGGATCGGGTCAGCCGACTCACGTGCAGTACCTTGTACCATCTGTTACACCAGATGGTAAACTGATACTGCCGAGCAACTTGCTGGTGTCGACAGACCCATctgctaaacagctcactgtaACTCCTGTTTCATCAGCAACTAGTATGAGAATGGTTCCGTCCACTGTTGTGACATCGACTGATCCAGGGGGTGTAATCAAGCCAATCACAATGGCAGGTGTTACCAAGACAACAGTCGCTTCACAGACTCAAGGGATGGTGTTGATCTCAAGCTCCCGACAAGGAATTACATCTGTTGGGCCTCAGATAGGTGTTAGCCAAGCAGTCTCCCTTGCTCAATCACCGTACCAAAGCCTTTCTGCTG GTAGAGGGtgtggaggagcagcagcagtagtgacaAACTCACCTGCTGCTGGCTCCTTGGCTGCCATAACACTTCCACTACACCAGCTGTCACCATCACAGCAGttacaccaacagcagcagcatcaccagcagcagcaacaacatcagcagcagcagcaacatcagcagcagcagcaacatcagcagcagcagcatcaacagcagcagcagcatcagcaacagcagcagcatcaacatcatcaccaccagcagcatcagcagcagcagcagcaacaccaacaagcACAGCAGCAACAGAAAGTTAAAGCACAGGTAGCCAATATTCCTCTTGCTACTGGAGGTGCAAGCATTGGTGTAGGGGGTGTTGAGGAGGAAGAATTGGAGGACAAGCCCAAGTTTATCCTTGCCCCAACGCCAGCACAGCTTGGCAAGGCTCCACGTCAGAAGAGACTTAACTCTACAG GAGACACCCCACCACAGTTATCTCCAGATGTGAAGATGGCTCCCCCACAGCACGGAGGCGGAGAAACTAAAGTATCCCCCGCAGGCTGCGACCCTTCTGATGGAGACTCCTCAGCGCTTGCAGCTGCAGGAGCTAATCATCACATCACCTCAGTCCCTCCTTCACCAAACGAAAAGAAAAGTTTTTTTAAGAAAAACATTGAAGATGGAATGGATAA GGTTTTAGAAGAAGTAAATTTTGAGCAAAAATTTGGGGCATTACCCGAATTCAATCCTGATGAAGTTCAATCTCCGAGCATCAATGCCAACACCGTCCCATCAGTACCGTCGTCCCCTCGCACATTTATCAGCTCCTACAGAAAGAAAAGAAAgcattcca CAGGTGATGAGTCGGAAGCGGAAACCCCAATGAGTGTTACGCCTCACCTCACGCCCTCACTCACACCATCATCCACATTGCAGGGCTCCAAGTTCTTCCCACCAGATTTTAATCCAGAAACTTTTAAGG TTGGAGAACCACGATCAGATAAGTCAGAGGTGGACTCGCCAGCTGGTGCTCGATCCCCCCGAACGCCAAAGACCCCACGTGACGCAGACAAAAGTCATTCCTCCCTTCGCCACATCCTGGACCAACGCCGCACTCTTGTCATGCAACTTTTCTCAGAATATGGCTGGTTTCCATCTG